The proteins below come from a single Verrucomicrobiia bacterium genomic window:
- a CDS encoding hydrogenase iron-sulfur subunit: MTPDHWTPRIVAFFCNWCTYTAADLAGVSRLRYAPNVRIIRLMCSGRVDPQFVLDALARGADGVLIGGCHPGDCHYVEGNTKMLRRFRMLRRLLAGFGIEEERVRLEWISAAEGEKVRTVINDMTERIRALGMLGLPMRFEEWDREMGHLEGEIRERATDLDPDDDEAGEEGEPEVPAAAQRPEASHV, from the coding sequence ATGACGCCTGACCACTGGACGCCGCGGATCGTGGCGTTTTTCTGCAACTGGTGCACGTACACCGCGGCGGATCTGGCCGGGGTGTCGCGGCTGCGATACGCGCCCAACGTGCGGATCATCCGGCTGATGTGTTCGGGGCGGGTGGACCCGCAGTTCGTGCTGGACGCCCTGGCGCGGGGGGCGGACGGGGTGCTGATCGGGGGGTGTCATCCGGGCGACTGCCATTACGTCGAGGGGAACACCAAGATGCTGCGCCGGTTCCGGATGCTGCGGCGTCTGCTGGCCGGCTTTGGGATCGAGGAGGAGCGGGTGCGGCTGGAATGGATCTCGGCGGCCGAGGGGGAGAAGGTGCGAACCGTCATCAACGACATGACGGAACGGATCCGGGCGCTGGGGATGCTGGGGTTGCCGATGCGGTTCGAGGAATGGGACCGGGAGATGGGTCATCTGGAAGGGGAGATCCGGGAGCGGGCGACGGACCTGGATCCGGACGACGATGAGGCGGGGGAGGAGGGGGAACCTGAAGTGCCGGCGGCGGCGCAGCGACCGGAGGCGAGCCATGTCTAA